The genome window TGCGAGATACATTGCGATCAAACTAATTAGACTACTCAATAGGGAAAAAATCAAAATAGGGGTGAAAATCAATCCGGAGAAAAGGCTTCCGAGAAAAACTTTCGAAATAGTAATAACCAAGGCAGCCCGAAAACCCAACTGAAATAAAATCAATAAAACAAAAACATTTGCAAGTCCAATTCTGAAAAACGGCAAAGGTTTTGGTAAAAAATTTTCCAGAATAAAACAGAGAGTCGCTAAAATTGAAAATGCTGCTAAGGTTAAGGTTAGTTTATGCCTCATAATATTTATTTTGATATATAATCCAAATCCGAATTCTTGTTTTTGCTGTTTTTTAGATAAATAATTGTGCGATTAGGCACACAGACGATAATATCGTTAGTAGTTTTTATCCAACCTTGTTTGATACAAATTTGTTTTTTACAATCAGATTTTATCACTCTGATGCGATTATCATTAACCTCCAATATCATTCCGTTATTCAAATTTACTTCACAGTTTTTATGCAAATCTATTTTTTTTACCAATTTTCCATCAATTCTACATTCTGCATAGTCAAAATTATTCGTATTTTTTTTAAGAAAAGAAACAGATGAGCCTATTGTGAGAAGGACTAAAGTTATCACTAATCCAATATCGGCTTTTGTCAGGCGTTTTAAAAATTTTTTAGGCAAAAAGGTGAACTCCCTTGATTTTGTAACCGCATTTTTTACAGCAGTTGTTTTGGGTGATATTTCTAACAAACACATCATATCCGGAGCGTTCTATTAAAGATTCTCCACATTGAGGGCAATGCGTATTTGCAGTACCGGATATGAAAATATTACCCACGTAAACGTAATCCAATTTTTCTTTGGCAATCTTATAAGCAATTTTCATTGTTTTTTCTGAAGTGATCGGCTTTTGTAATTTGTATCTGGGAAAATAACGAGAAAAATGCAGCGGGATTTTTTTATCTAATTCTGCGATAAAATCCACAAGTTTATGAATTTCTTCTTCAGAATCATTCAAATCAGGAATAAGCAAATAAGTAATTTCAACATGAGTAATCTGTGATGCTACTTTAATGGTTGCTTTAACGGTTTCCAAAAATCCGCTACAATATTTTTTATAAAATTCTTCTGACATTGCTTTCAAATCAATATTCATCGCATCAACAAAAGGCAATAATTTTAGGAGCGGTTCTTCGTTAATCGTTCCATTGGTAATGAGCACTACTTTTTTATTCTG of Candidatus Cloacimonadota bacterium contains these proteins:
- a CDS encoding Gx transporter family protein — protein: MRHKLTLTLAAFSILATLCFILENFLPKPLPFFRIGLANVFVLLILFQLGFRAALVITISKVFLGSLFSGLIFTPILIFSLLSSLISLIAMYLAIHSKFKFSLIGISISGAVFHNLCQLLIAYFIFIRNTKIFSLIPLLLILALIGGGITGIFATLLDKKMNLKEILQKNI
- a CDS encoding NusG domain II-containing protein, which encodes MPKKFLKRLTKADIGLVITLVLLTIGSSVSFLKKNTNNFDYAECRIDGKLVKKIDLHKNCEVNLNNGMILEVNDNRIRVIKSDCKKQICIKQGWIKTTNDIIVCVPNRTIIYLKNSKNKNSDLDYISK
- the amrS gene encoding AmmeMemoRadiSam system radical SAM enzyme; this encodes MKEALFYKKLEDNKVQCQLCPQNCIISEGKSGLCFGRTNIDGKLIAENYGKTISISLDPIEKKPLYHFYPGTDILSIGPNGCNLRCQFCQNYQISQKRSHTKSIQPEEIVRYCEKVNSIGIAFTYTEPLVWYEFILDSAKLLRKQNKKVVLITNGTINEEPLLKLLPFVDAMNIDLKAMSEEFYKKYCSGFLETVKATIKVASQITHVEITYLLIPDLNDSEEEIHKLVDFIAELDKKIPLHFSRYFPRYKLQKPITSEKTMKIAYKIAKEKLDYVYVGNIFISGTANTHCPQCGESLIERSGYDVFVRNITQNNCCKKCGYKIKGVHLFA